One window of the Maridesulfovibrio frigidus DSM 17176 genome contains the following:
- a CDS encoding slipin family protein: MTYMIPMVLFLVFFLITALKVLNEYERGVIFRLGRVIDSKGPGLIVLIPLVDKMVRVSLRIMTLDVPSQDVITKDNVSIKVNAVVYFRVTDPTKAILEIEDFMFATSQLAQTTLRSVCGGVELDDILSQREKVNNEIQEILDIHTDPWGIKVSTVELKYVDLPQEMQRAMAKQAEAERERRAKVINALGEFQASEKLSQAASILSVHPEALQLRYLQTLREMSAEGKSSTIIPLPLDLMRMLVPSANREELNAKNIKESSEE, translated from the coding sequence ATGACTTATATGATTCCTATGGTTTTATTTCTCGTTTTTTTTCTTATCACTGCACTCAAAGTCTTAAATGAGTATGAGCGAGGCGTGATTTTTAGGCTCGGTAGGGTGATTGATTCCAAGGGGCCCGGGCTGATCGTCTTGATCCCATTGGTTGATAAGATGGTGAGAGTCTCTCTTAGAATAATGACTTTAGATGTTCCTAGTCAGGACGTAATTACTAAAGATAATGTCAGCATTAAGGTTAATGCAGTGGTTTATTTCAGGGTTACAGATCCTACGAAAGCTATTTTGGAGATTGAAGATTTTATGTTCGCCACTTCTCAGCTTGCCCAAACCACCTTGCGTAGCGTATGTGGAGGCGTCGAGCTTGACGATATCCTATCTCAAAGGGAAAAAGTTAATAATGAGATCCAGGAAATTCTGGATATTCATACTGATCCTTGGGGAATTAAAGTCAGCACTGTTGAGCTTAAATACGTTGATCTTCCGCAGGAAATGCAACGAGCAATGGCTAAGCAGGCCGAAGCTGAGCGGGAACGCAGAGCTAAGGTGATTAATGCTCTTGGTGAGTTTCAGGCTTCTGAGAAATTATCTCAGGCTGCTTCGATTCTTTCCGTTCACCCTGAAGCATTGCAACTTAGATATTTACAGACACTCAGAGAAATGTCTGCTGAAGGCAAATCTTCTACCATAATCCCTCTTCCCCTTGATTTGATGAGGATGTTGGTGCCTAGTGCCAACCGGGAAGAGTTAAATGCAAAAAACATTAAAGAGAGTAGCGAAGAATGA
- a CDS encoding NfeD family protein, producing MLFFKQFIKSCSCMIIACVIITFMTVLSHANDSNDSNVSVLYGQIEGAITPAQVSFIEDLALEARDDEHDLILLRLDTPGGLTSSMRDIVKILMKSPIPICIWVGPDGSHAASAGTFIVAASDVSAMAPGTTIGAASPVLSSGDDLPTTMNTKIKNDLISLITSIAKKRGRNIKWYADAVDKSVTIDAQGAATLNVVDFIAVSAEDFLEQLGARGATIDGKRVKFSKEGYSLAPFDAGFSYSVLSWLLNPQVAYLLLVAGIIGLFFEILNPGAILPGVLGGFSLVTALYAMSILPTNAVGLLLLVFGAVLFILEAFITSYGLLSVAAIISLFIGSKALFRGDEVDQIPLGTILGTVFSFSLFAALVIYLVAKAHTRKPGVGMQSMAGLEGKVLLIDSNKLKVRVRGEIWNAIAEEGADLDVGSKVRVISSEGLTLTVINIS from the coding sequence ATGTTATTTTTCAAGCAATTCATTAAATCTTGTTCATGTATGATTATCGCGTGCGTGATTATCACATTCATGACTGTTTTATCTCATGCGAATGACTCGAATGATTCCAACGTCAGTGTTCTTTATGGCCAGATTGAGGGGGCTATCACTCCTGCGCAGGTCAGTTTTATTGAAGATCTCGCTTTAGAGGCTCGTGATGATGAGCATGACTTGATTTTGTTGCGATTAGATACTCCTGGCGGTTTGACTTCTTCCATGCGTGATATCGTAAAAATTTTGATGAAATCGCCTATCCCTATATGTATCTGGGTAGGGCCAGATGGCTCACATGCCGCATCCGCAGGCACATTTATTGTCGCTGCGTCTGACGTCTCTGCGATGGCTCCGGGCACTACAATCGGGGCCGCTTCACCCGTGTTATCTTCCGGTGATGATCTGCCGACAACTATGAACACAAAGATCAAGAATGATCTAATTAGTTTGATCACAAGCATTGCGAAGAAAAGAGGTAGGAATATCAAGTGGTATGCTGATGCGGTTGATAAAAGCGTAACTATCGATGCTCAGGGCGCCGCAACGTTAAATGTAGTCGATTTCATAGCTGTTTCTGCAGAAGATTTTCTTGAGCAGTTGGGGGCTAGAGGAGCTACGATTGATGGTAAGCGAGTAAAATTTTCTAAAGAGGGCTATTCGTTGGCTCCTTTTGATGCAGGTTTTTCTTATTCTGTTTTGTCGTGGCTACTTAATCCGCAGGTTGCGTATTTGCTACTTGTTGCCGGTATTATCGGGTTGTTTTTTGAGATCCTTAATCCCGGGGCTATCCTACCGGGAGTTCTTGGAGGTTTCAGCCTTGTTACTGCATTATATGCTATGTCCATCCTCCCGACCAACGCCGTAGGGCTGCTTTTGCTGGTATTCGGTGCTGTATTATTCATATTAGAAGCGTTTATTACCAGTTATGGTTTGCTCAGCGTAGCCGCGATCATCAGTCTTTTCATAGGCTCTAAAGCTCTATTTCGCGGTGATGAGGTTGATCAAATTCCACTCGGAACGATTCTCGGAACTGTGTTCTCGTTTTCTCTTTTTGCCGCACTAGTGATCTATTTGGTTGCAAAGGCCCATACCAGAAAGCCCGGCGTGGGCATGCAGAGTATGGCTGGTCTTGAGGGAAAGGTGCTGTTGATTGATAGTAACAAGTTAAAGGTCCGGGTTCGCGGAGAAATATGGAACGCCATCGCTGAAGAAGGGGCTGATTTGGATGTCGGGTCTAAGGTTAGAGTTATCAGCTCTGAAGGACTTACTTTGACAGTAATTAATATTTCCTAA